A genomic region of Metopolophium dirhodum isolate CAU chromosome 1, ASM1992520v1, whole genome shotgun sequence contains the following coding sequences:
- the LOC132941409 gene encoding uncharacterized protein LOC132941409, with protein MSHIEDEITFTPFTEFEEQYTSYKKIKNLKLFRKYQQWKCLHFWYKFISWKKYNHTRQELQIPLTVFLLSTPLRDTSLQISEVINEIMEIFLYDGSVSEDNTLQQFKEQQMESITTAIKTLKDFRLTIKKLMLVACENVLKESGFTIDDSEFNKNYKETFDLDVILYNMPFEQKRSKLKVCKRICRFITCIDFFLQSNFHKFVQKQIIRFEADVYKHYKYIPSEDLLTGTDVETVLEGDRSLDDPKSPLFIVEVYLTKTGIKFNYSLNDYTTYVSFLMEDWKTIMITHFTPLLDDVDFNSFIRPSICGKMADRLCGDGPPLQFLFDIDEVYKFTMEKILNYISINFEAVCKYLERVEYVYNIYKENEDLDRGIIRNETSLTNFRKMLEKYKQQLYDVNKINSNQMIGMFNIKFHLLKNIARPTCNLLLELVEETLAKVGKQLVKELLTEINESLKYLYTTPSNATQFVDYKKFLQTYTKRLEELDVELNYIKELYELAEEFEIPIADEDTDNYDRFSEELTTLQIEFEDISNDQDNLVDDFIKTIDSQIVDMLREMWNMY; from the exons ATGTCACACATTGAAGATGAAATAACATTCACGCCCTTTACGGAATTTGAAGAACAGTATACATcatataagaaaattaaaaat CTGAAACTGTTTAGAAAATATCAACAATGGAAATGTCTGCACTTCTggtataaatttatttcatggAAAAAGTATAATCACACGCGTCAAGAATTACAAATTCCCCTGACAGTATTTCTTCTGAGTACTCCACTACGAGACACGTCGTTACAAATATCCGAAGTTATTAACGAGattatggaaatatttttgtatgatggTTCTGTGTCCGAAGACAATACTCTCCAACAATTTAAAGAACAGCAG ATGGAGAGTATTACCACAGCTATTAAGACATTGAAAGACTTTCGGTTGACAATCAAAAAATTGATGTTAGTTGCATGTGAAAACGTACTGAAAGAATCTGGGTTCACTATTGATGATTCGGAATTTAATAAGAACTATAAGGAAACTTTTGACTTGGACGTTATACTATATAACATGCCGTTCGAACAGAAGCGGTCCAAGCTGAAAGTTTGCAAGAGAATATGTCGTTTTATCACGTGCATTGATTTCTTTTTACAATCGAATTTTCACAAGTTCGTCCAAAAACAAATCATACGGTTTGAGGCAGACGTGTACAAGCACTATAAGTACATTCCTAGTGAAGATTTACTAACCGGAACTGACGTTGAAACCGTACTGGAAGGTGATAGGTCTTTAGATGACCCCAAG TCTCCATTGTTCATAGTCGAGGTTTACTTAACAAAAACAGGTATCAAGTTCAATTACTCCCTAAACGATTACACCACATACGTATCATTTTTAATGGAAGACTGGAAAACTATAATGATTACTCACTTCACTCCACTCCTGGATGACGTCGATTTCAACAGTTTTATACG TCCCTCGATCTGTGGTAAAATGGCCGATCGATTGTGCGGCGATGGACCaccattacaatttttatttgatatcgaCGAAGTATATAAGTTTACtatggaaaaaatattgaattatatcaGTATAAACTTTGAAGCAGTTTGTAAGTACTTAGAACGGGTGGAATACGTTTACAATATCTATAAAGAAAATGAAGACTTGGATCGAGGGATTATTCGAAACGAAAcca gCTTAAcgaattttcgaaaaatgttagaGAAATATAAACAGCAACTATAcgatgtgaataaaataaattccaatcAAATGATAGgcatgtttaatataaaattccatttattgaaaaatattgctAGACCTacctgtaatttattattagaactAGTAGAGGAGACACTGGCCaa AGTGGGAAAACAGTTGGTAAAAGAACTATTAACTGAAATAAATGAATCCCTCAAATATCTCTACACCACTCCATCTAACGCCACACAATTTGTagattataaaaagtttttacaaACATATACTAAAAGG TTAGAAGAATTAGATGTcgaactaaattatattaaggaACTTTATGAATTAGCTGAAGAATTTGAAATACCTATTGCTGATGAAGATACTGATAATTacgat agatTCTCGGAAGAATTAACTACTTTACAGATAGAATTTGAGGATATTTCTAATGATCAAGATAATCTCGTTGATGATTTCATCAAAACAATCGATTCTCAAATAGTAGACATGCTTCGAgaa ATGTGGAACatgtattaa